The Acidimicrobiales bacterium DNA segment CGGTCGTCGGGTCGAACTTCGGGTGGGCGGTGAAGCCGGCAGGGAGTGAGCCTTCGAAGTCGTCGTAGTCGATGGTGTCCAGTTCGTAGGTAAGGGTCATCGGTGTTGTTCCTGCCTCGACCATGGCCCACGTCTTGCCGGCAAACCCGCCCACGGAAGTGTTAGGCCCGAAGTCTCGATCGCCGAAGGAGGTCCCGGCGGGGCGGGGCTCCCCTAGCGCCTCAGCCACCCTCGGGCCACGGACCCAACGGTTGCGGTACCACTCGGCTCGGCCGCCGCACAACCTCACACCGTGAACCATCCCGTCACCTAAGAACCAATGGTGGGTGGCCGGATCAGTTGGCCCCAGGGGATTCGGACCGTTACGGAGCCACCGGCCCTCCAACTCCTCGGGCAAAGTCCCGGTCACTGGTAGGTCCAGCGCTAGGACCTCGTCGAGCACCGGTGCCAGGGCGCCCTCCAGATAGGGGTTATCACCGACCATGGACAGAGCATCCCACAGGCCCCCGGACTACGACCCTGCGGACGAAATCGAACCCGACTTCGACGACCTGAACGACTAGACCTTTGCCTCCAGCACGACGCGTTCGTCCGACGGGCTTGGCCACCAGGCTCACGGCTACTGTCGGCGGACGCCCCTGACGTCTGGGCGCCGCTCACCGGAAAGGCAGGCAATGGCATACGACCTCATCATCCGCGGTGGGACCGTGGTGGACGGCACGGGCACCCCGCCGGTCACCGCGGACGTAGCCGTCGACGGTGATCGCATCGCCGAGGTAGGTCGGGTGGAAGGTCGAGCCCGTCGTGAGATCGATGCCGACGGGTTGGTGGTCACCCCAGGATTCGTGGACATCCACACCCACCTTGACGCCCAGATGGCTTGGGATCCGCTGGGCACCTCGGCCTCGTGGCACGGGGTCACCTCGGTCGTACTCGGCAACTGCGGGGTGACGTTCGCCCCCGTGGCCCCCGGTGGCAAAGAGATGCTGGCCGAGATGATGGAGTCAGTCGAGGACATCCCGGCCTCAAGCATCCTGGAGGGGTTGTCCTGGAACTGGGAAACGTACGGCGATTACCTCGACGAGTTGGACCGTCTCCCCAAGGGCCTGAACGTCGGGGGGATGGTCGGCCACTGTGCGGTTCGGCTAGCGGCCATGGGAGAGCGAGCCATGGACGAGACGCCAGCGGCCGCCGAGGACATCGAGGTCATGGCCACCATGGTCGACCAGGCGCTGGCTTCCGGTGCCCTGGGGTTTTCTACCTCGCGGACCCTGTTACATACGGTGCCCGACGGGCGATACGTCCCGGGTACCAAGGCCTCGGCCGACGAGTTGATGGCCTTTGCCGACGTGCTGCGTCACCGGGGTGGGATCTTTGAGGTAGCTCCCGCCTACGTGGACATTGGCAACGGGTCGGAGGACCCGGTACAGGACGAGGTCGGGCTGTATGCCGACATCAGCCGAGCGGGAGACTGCGACGTCTCAATGGCCCTGACCCAAGTTGATGCCGCCCCAGACCTCCACCGGAATGTCCTGGCCGCCGTAGACCGCGAGAACGCCGCTGGAGCCCGCCTCCGACCCCAGACCACGTCTCGCCAGATAGGGATCCTGTTCGGGTTGGATGGCCGAACCCCGTTCGACCGTTGGGGTTCCTGGCAGAGCCTGGCCGACCTCCCCTTAGGGGAGCGGGTGGCTCGCCTGCGCGACCCAGTTTCCCGGGCCACCCTGCTGGCCGATGCTGAGCGGTCGGTGTCCGACAACCGAATCGACTGGAACCGCATCTACCCGCTGAGCGACCGGCCGGTCCGTCACGTCTTCACCCCCGAGGACAGCGTCGCAGCCATCGCCTCTCAACGCCAGATGTCGGTGGCCGAAGCGATCCTGGATCTTCTCGTCGAGATGGACGGACGACGGGTCCTCACATGGCCGATCCTGAATCAGGACCTCGACGAGGTGCTGGACATGCTGTCCCATCCCCATGTGACCCTCGGTTTGGCCGATGCGGGCGCCCACGCCACCCTCATCATGGATGCCAGCCAGCCCACCTTCTTCCTCACCCACTGGATGCGCGACGAGGGACGCTTCACCCTGGAGGATGCTGTCCGGCGCCTGACCTCCGAACCAGCCGACCTATTCGGCGTCTCCGATCGGGGCCGGCTTGTCGCCGGAGGTTTTGCCGACATCAACGTGATCGACCTCGAAGGCCTGGCCCTCGGCTACCCAGAGATGGCCCACGACTTCCCAGGCGGTGCTCCCCGTTGGATCCAAGGCGCCAACGGCTACCGACAGACGCTGGTCAACGGCGAGGTCTTCCTGCAGAGCGGCCAGCACACCGGCGTTCTGGCTGGTCGGACGGTCCGCCTCTGAAGCGGGGCACGCTAGACCCCCTCAAGGATTGAACCCCCGAGGGTGGGATGAGGGCGACATCAGAACCCCAAGGTGTAGATGCGCACAACCGTCTGTTTCCTTTATATGACCTGCTCCAGAGAGCGGTCAGCGGAAGTCACGGGACCGGGCCGGGAGTCGCACCCCTAGGGTCTCGATCCGCTCAGCTACCACGTTGACCACCCCTTCGACGGCCTCCACCCTCCCCCGGACGACGAGTGCCGAGGCGGTCACCACGTCGCGGTACCGCACCCAGCAGCCTGGCGAGACGATCACGTTGATCAGACCGGTTTCGTCCTCCAGGTTCACGAAGGTCACCCCACCAGCTGTGTGGGGGCGTTGCCGATGGGTCACCACCCCAGCCACCCGGACCCGGGCCCCGTCGGCCACAGCCCGGAGGTCCACCGCGGTGATCACCCCATCGGCCGACAACTCATCGCGCATAAAGCGCGTGGGATGCCCGTCCGGTGAGACCCCGGTCGCCCACAGGTCGGCCCGGGCCTGTTCCGGCTCGGCCATAGCGGGGAGAGGTGGAGGCACGGTGCCGGTGACCACCCCGGCCAGGCGGTCCGGCCCTGTGGCCGCCAGGGCGCCTGCCGTCCACAGAGCCTCTCGTCGTCCCGCATCGAAACAGGCGAAAGCACCGGCGGTGGCCAGTGCCTCCATAGCCGGTCGCCCTGGGTCGATCCGCCGCTGGAGATCCTCGATCGAGTCATAGGGCTGACCCGCGGCGATGGCCTCGGCCAGGTCCCTTCCGATAGCACGAACCGACCCGAACCCCATCCGCAGCGCCGGACCCCCGGCCTCCTCCGACCCGGAGCCCTCCAACGATGCCCCTTCCAGTAGGGCACGTGCTCCGGACCGGTTTAGGTCGGGGGTCCGGACCTGGACCCCGTGGCGGCGGGCGTCCTGGACCAGGGAGTGCGGCGAGTAGAAGCCCATGGGCTGGGCGTTCAGGAGCCCGGCGCAGAAAGCCGCCGGGTGGTGGTACTTCAACCAGCAACTGGCATAGACCAGGTGGGCGAACGACACGGCGTGACTCTCTGGGAACCCGTAGTCGGCGAAGGCAGCCAACTTCTGCCAGACCTGTTCGGCCACGTCGGCCACCACCCCCCGGCCACCCGCCCCGGCCAGGAACCGATGGTGGAGGGCCTCCATCCGATCGTGGCTTCGCTTGGATCCCATGGCCTGGCGGAGGCGGTCAGCCTCGGTAGCCGTGAAGCCGGCCACGTCGATGGCCAGCTGCATGAGCTGCTCTTGGAACAGCGGGATGCCCAGGGTCTTGGAGAGGGCGTTCTCGCACAGGGGATGCAGGTAGGTGACCGGCTCACGGCCATTCCGTCGCCGGATGTAGGGGTGCACCGACCCTCCCTGGATCGGGCCCGGCCGAATCAGGGCGATCTCCACCACCAGGTCGTAGAAGTGACGGGGACGCAACCGGGGCAGGGTGGCCATCTGGGCCCGGCTCTCGATCTGGAACACGCCAATGGTGTCCGCGGCACAGATCATGTCGTAGACATCGCCGTCCTGAGGCAGGCGGGCCAGGTCGACCTCGATCCCCTGGTGGGCGGCCACCAGGTCCACCGTGTGGTGCAGGGCGCTGAGCATCCCCAGCCCCAGGAGGTCGAACTTGACAAGACCAACCGCCGCACAGTCGTCCTTGTCCCACTGGAGCACGCTGCGGTCCACCATGCGCCCCCACTCCACCGGGCACACCTCGGCCATGGGGCGGTCGCAGACCACCATGCCCCCCGAATGGATACCGAGGTGGCGGGGGACGTCGCTTAGTTCATCGGCCAGGATGGCCACGTCGTCCGGCAGGCCCGTCTCCCCGGAATCCGTCTCCTTTCCGGGGGTGGGTTGGATCCGGGCCCGACGATCCAGACCCTTGGCGAAGGCATCCTGCTGGCCGGGGTCGTAGCCCAGCGCCCGGGCTACGTCACGCACCGCTGATCGGGGCCGGTAGGTAATGACGTTGGCCACTTGGGCGGCGTGCTGCCGGCCGTAGCGGTCGTAGACGTACTGGATGACTTCCTCGCGTCGACCGCTCTCGATGTCCAGGTCTATGTCCGGCGGGCCCTCGCGTTCCGGAGAGAGAAAGCGTTCGAACAGCAGGCCTAGACCCACGGCATCGGCGTTGGTGATACCCAGCGCATAACAGACAGCGGAGTTGGCCGCCGATCCCCGGCCCTGGCAGTAGATGTCGGACCGGTGACAGAAGGACACGATGTCGTGCACGACGAGGAAGTAGCCCGGGAAACCCAACTCGCCGATGATGCCCAACTCCCGGTCAACCTGGGTCCACGCCCCGACCACCCGTTCGGCGTCGCGGGGCCCGTATCGGTCAGTGGCTCCGGCGGTGGCCAGCCGTCGGAGGAGGCCCATCTCGTCGAGCCCGTCGGGACACGGATACGGCGGCAGACCGGGAGCCACCAGCCCGAGGTCGAAGGCGCAGCGGCGCCCTAACTCGTCGGCGGCGGCCACCACGCCCGGCCATCGGGCGAAGCGGTGGGCCTGCTCGGCCCCCGAACGAAGGTGGGCCGTGCCGGCCGCCGGAAGCCACCCATCTAGTTCTTCCAGCGGCTGTCGGGCCCGTATAGCGGCCATCGTGGTAGCCAGTCGGCGGCGGGCCGGCCGGTGGTAGTGGACGTTGTTGGTGGCCACCAGACCCACTCCAGCAGCGGTGGCTAGATCGGCCAGGGCATCATTGCGCTCGACGTCCAGTGGGTGCCCGTGGTCCCAGAGTTCGACCACCACCTGATCACGGCCGAACCGGTCCACCAGGTCGTCCAGTGCCCGACGGGCCGCCGCCGGACCGTCGGCCTCCAACGCTGCGGGAACAGCTCCCTTGCGGCAACCAGTGAGCACTGTCCAGTGGGGATCAGCGCCGGCCAGTTCGGCCAGACGGTCCGACGAGAGTCGGGGTCGACCCTTCTCCCCGGCCAGTTGGGACTCGGCAATGGCCGTTCCCAGCCGGGCGTAGCCGATTGGATTGGCAGCCAGGACGACAAGATGGGTGGCCGCCGGGTCAGGCGTCCCGGTCCGAGCCGACCGCGTGGCCGACCCGTTGGTGGAGGGCACGTCGAGGGAAAGCTCACTGCCGAAGACAGTGGGCAGGCCATGGGTCCGGGCGGCCTCGGCGAACCGCACTACCCCATAGAAGCCGTCGTGGTCGGTGAGCGCCAGGGCACTTAGCCCGAGGCGTACCGCCTCGGCTACCAACTCGTCGGGTGACGAGGCCCCATCGAGGAAGCTGAAGTGGGAGTGGCAGTGAAGTTCCGCGTAGGGAGGGCCCGTTTCGCCCTTCGGAGTCTGGTCGACAGAAGAGGAGGGGCCGACGGGAGACCGTGGTCCGGTAGGCGCCGGTGGGGGCGTCCAACGAGGGGCCGGAGCGAAGGGGCGATCCGATAGGCAACCTTCCAACTCTCGCCACGGCATCCCGGAGTTGGACCAGTCCATGTTCGAACAGTATCGAACACTTGTTCGATACTCAACTGACTGATGGGGCCGTCCTCGGAGGACAGTGGATCTACTCGACGAGCCCCTTGACTAGGGCATCGACCTCCGGGCCACAGTCACTCAGGTCACCGTCGGCGATGCACGGCTGGCCCAGAAGTTGGGCCACCAGATTGGCACCTAGGCCACCAAACATCCCCGCAGTGGTGCTGGGCGGCGGCACCGTGGTGGTGGGAGCCGCCGTAGTCGTCGGCCCTGCTGTGGTGGTGGGAGCCGCCGTAGTCGTCGGCGCTGCCGTGGTCGTGGTGGTGGTCGTGGTGGTGGTCGTGGTCGTGGTGGTGGTGGTGGGTGGCGCCGGGACGGCATCGACGGACAAGCCCCGGACCGCATTCTCGGCCAGGTGGGCCTCCCGCGTCCCCGGTCCGTACCAGCCGTCGGCCTCGACGCCCAACACTGTCTGGAGCAGCACGGCTTCCGTGCTGCGACCCCAGACATAGGAGGCGGTAAGCACCGCCTCCTCGTCCACCGGCGCCGCGGTGGTCGTGGTCGTCGTCGCGGGCGGAACCGTGGTAGTCGCTGCAGCAACCGGCGAAACGGTGGTGGTCCCCGGTGCGGCGGTAGTGGTGGGCACAACGGTGGTCGCCGGAATCGTCGGGGTCGGCAGCGCAGGCGACGGCGATGCGGACGGCGGGTAGAGCACCGGTCGCATCGAGGGCTCGGCAACGCGCGCGGCGACCACCACGCCCGCCCCCACGAGGGCGAGCGCGAGCACCAGATCAAGCACTCGACGAGTCACCCCCCCAGCCTCGCATCGCGTCGCCTCCGAACCGTGGCACCCCGACCAATCCGTGACGCGACATCCGTCACTCCCGGCCAGCCTCGATGTTGACATTTTGTCAATCTCACTGACCCAGAATGGCTAACCTGCGTCCATGAGCAGTTCTTCCAACGCCATCTCCAGTGACAACTCGAGCGTAGGTATCGGCTCGTTTGACGCCGTCGAGTTCGACCCCGCTACCTTCGATCCGGCCCGGTTCGGCCTGGCCACCGGCATTGTCGACGAGGTCGGCTACCAGCGGAGCGTCGAACGCTTCCGCACCCAGGGCATCGCGCTTCCCACGTTTGCCCAGATGGGGGATCCGTCGACCATCCCCGACGCCATCCGAGCCTCCTTGGCCGGCGTGGATCGCAATGCGGCCGATGCCCGCAACCTCTACCGGGTCCATTGGTACAACGACCTGTACGGCGGCCTGGTCGACGTCCCCGAACACGTCGTCCTGACGCCCGAGATGACCGGCGTCCCGTCGCCCATCATCGTGGCCTTCGGCAACCGCTTCCCGATGATCGGCGCTCACAAGGTGCTGGCGGCCTACGCCTGTCTGGTGCCCCGGATCGTCACCGGCGAGTACGACCCGACTCTCCACCGAGCCATCTGGCCGTCCACGGGCAACTACGCCCGGGGCGGCGTGGCCATCTCTCGTCTCATGGGCTGTCGCGGCGTGGCCGTGCTGCCCGAGAACATGAGTCGTGAACGATTTGAGTGGCTGGAGGAGTGGATTGCCGATCCGGGCGACGTGATCCGAACCACCGGCTCAGAGAGCAACGTCAAGGAGATCTACGACGCCTGCGACGAGCTGGCGAAAGATCCCGGCAACTTCATCCTCAACCAGTTCACCGAGTTCGCCAACCACGTCGGCCATCACGAGGTGACCGGCCGGGCCCTCGAGCACCTCTACCTCCATCACGCCGCCCAGCACCCCGGGCTCCGACTGGCCGGCTACGTGGCCGCCTCGGGTTCGTCGGGCACTCTGGCCGCCGGCGAGAGACTCAAGGCCGACCACGGTGCCCGTATCGCGGCGGTCGAAGCCGTCGAATGCCCGACCATGCTCTACAACGGCTATGGAGAGCACAACATTCAGGGCATCGGCGACAAGCACATCCCGTTCATCCACAACGTCACCAACACCGACGTGGTCGTGGGTGTCTCGGACCGGGCGTGCGACGAGTTGGGGGTGGCCTTCGCCAGCCCCGAGGGGCGTGCCCACCTGTCGGCCGCCGGCGTGGACGACGCGGTGCTCAACACTCTGGGCCACTTCGGCCTGTCCAGCCTCTGCAACGTCATAGCGTCCATCAAGGTGTCCCGTGAGTTGGACCTGGGCCCCGACGACGCCCTGGTCACCGTGGCCACCGACGGCGGCGAAATGTACGGCAGCGAGCGCGAGTCGATGATGGCCGGCCGATACGCCGCCGGATTCAGCGGCGCAGAAGCCGGGACGGCCATCGACACTCACCTCCTCGGGGCCGACACCGACCACGTCGAGGTCCTGACCGAGACGGGTCGCAACCGGATCTTCAACCTCGCCTATTACACGTGGGTCGAACAGCACGGCGTCGACTTCGCCGACTTCGAGGTGCGACGCAACCAGGACTTCTGGCGACACATCCAAACCTTCGCTCCATCGTGGGACACCATGATCGACGAGTTCAACGGCCGCACCGGGGTGCTGGCCGACTGATCGGGGACGATCCCTTGAGTCCCGTCCCTGTCGGCCGGCCTCCTGGCTGGCTCGGGGCACCTCCCAGCGCCACCTGGCCCGAGTTGGGCGCCCTCCCGACTGGCCGTCTGACCGACGACACCAACCCGTTCGTCGCGTTCCGGACACTGCTCTGGTCACACCACCGGGCCATCGCCGCGGGCTGGTCCGATACCCGATACGTGGACACCGTCCGTCGCTTCGACGACGCGGTGGCCGCCGTCGACGGCCACGGCTTCCGGACCACCCCGCTGGTTCGACAGATCGCGCTGGCCGATGCCATCGGCCAGACGGGCGGCATCTGGGCCAAGGACGAGACGGGCAACGTGTCAGGCAGCCACAAGGCCCGCCACCTGTTCGGACTGGCCCTCCACCTACTTGTCGACGAGGTTCCCACCGATACAACCCTGGCCATCTCCTCGTGCGGGAATGCTGCGCTGGCCGCCGCCATCGTGGCCCGGGCCGCCGGTCGCCCGCTGGCCGTCCACGTACCGACGTGGGCCGACATCACGGTTCTGGATCGCCTCGACGACCTCGGGGCCGACGTCCGGGTCTGCCAGCGTCGCGACGGCGAGGCCGGCGATCCGTGCATCCTGCGGTTCCGGGAGTTGGTGGCCACCGGTGCCGTGCCGTTCACCTGCCAGGGCATCGAGGCCCCGTGGACCATCGATGGTGGTCGCACCTTGGGATTCGAGTTGGTTACCGGCCTCACGGCCCACGACCGCTCCCCCACCCGACTCCTCGTCCAGGTAGGTGGCGCCGCCTTGGCTAGCAGCATCGTCCAGGCCCTGACCGATGCCGTGGATCTCGGTGGGTCCGACGTCCTCCCGGGCGGCCGGCCGCCGTTGGTCGCCGTCCAGACCGAAGGCTGTGCGCCGCTGGCTCGAGCCTTTAACCGGGTCGCCGACGCCGACGACCCCGTGGCCGCCTTGGCTGAGCATGATGGACCCCATATGTGGCCATGGGACGATCCAGGTTCGGCCGCCACCGGAATCCTCGATGACGTCGCCTACGACTGGCGGCCCGTGGTGCACGACATGTTGCTCGGGCCGGTGCCCGGCGGTCCCGTCGTAGCCCTCGAGACCGACGTGGTCGAGGCCCACCGACTGGTCAGAACCCACACCTCGGTGCCTGCCGATCCCACCGGCACAGCGGGTCTCGCCGGGCTGCTTGCCGCACGACGCGACGGCTGCATCGAGGCCGACGAGGAGGTCGTGATCCTGCTCACCGGGGTCGAACGGGCCCTGACAGGGCCCCGCTCCTGACGGCGCCCCAGAAGTCGGGGGGGGAGGGCTTCAGCGCTCCTCGCGGCGGTAGGCGATGCCTAGTGCCGCCGGTGCGGGAGAGGGCCGATTTCGCGACCGGATCGAGATGGCCACCAGGACGCTGATGGTCAGCAGGTAGGGAAGCATCGACAGAAGGATCGGCGAAAAGTCCACGCCGAAGGTCTGCAACCGGGTCTTAAGCGCCAGCGTCAGCCCGAACAGGAGCGCCCCGACCGCAACTCGGCCCGGACGCCACGCTCCAAAGATGACCAGCGCGACGGCGATCCAGCCCCGTCCGGCCACGATGCCGTCAGCCCACTGGGGGGTAAGCGAGAGCGTCAGGTAGGCGCCCGACGCTCCGGCTAGTCCACCGCCCGTGGCGACCGCCGCCAGGCGGATACCAACTACCGAATGGCCAGCGGCATCCGCGGTGGATGCCGACTCGCCGGCGGCTCGGATGGCCAGGCCGAGGCGGGTGCGCCACAGAACGAACCAGGTCACGAAGCCCGTGATGACCGCCAGGTAGACGAACGGCGACTGGGCGAACAGGATCGGCCCAGCCCACGGGATATCCGACAACGGGCCCCAGTCCACGGAAACCATCTCGGCCCCCGCCGGTTCGCCGACCGAACCACGCCCCACAAAGGCAGCCAGGCCGAGGCCGAGGATGGTTAGCGAGAGCCCGGAGACCACCTGTTCGGCACCCAGCACCACGGTGAAAAACCCGTGGAGCAGGCCGATCATCGCTCCGGCGGCCACCGCTGCCACCAGGGCCACCCACGGGTTGCCGGTCTGGAGGGCGACGACGAAGCCCGTGACCGCGCCCATGGCCATCATCCCTTCCACTCCGAGGTTCAGGATCCCCGCCTTCTCGGCAATCATCTCGCCCAGGGCGGCTAGGTAGAGCAGAGCACCGAATGACACCGTGGCCTCGAACAACCCGATCAGCGAGGCCTCGTTCACGACGTCACCTCCGTCGTGTCGCCGGCCACCATCTCGACCCGGTATCGGCTCAACACCCCGGCAGCGATAGCGCCGAACAAGATCAAGGCCTGAAGGATCGTCGACACCGATGACGAGACGCCCATGGTCTGGATGCTTTGTCCGCCGATCTGCACGGCCCCGAACAACACGGCCACCGCTGCGACGCCCGACGGTCTCATCAGTGCCAGCGCGGCCACGATGATGCCGGCGAACCCGAAGCCGTTGGACAGGCTTTCGGTGATCCGATCAGAGGTGCCACTTAGCTCGATGCCTCCAGCGAATCCGGCTACACCACCGGAAAGGACGAGAACCGTCAGAATCTTGCGTTCCAGCGAGATCCCGGCATAGCGGGCCGTAGCCCCCGAGGATCCGGCGACTCGTAACTCGTAGCCCCACGCTGTGCGGCTGGA contains these protein-coding regions:
- a CDS encoding amidohydrolase family protein; the encoded protein is MAYDLIIRGGTVVDGTGTPPVTADVAVDGDRIAEVGRVEGRARREIDADGLVVTPGFVDIHTHLDAQMAWDPLGTSASWHGVTSVVLGNCGVTFAPVAPGGKEMLAEMMESVEDIPASSILEGLSWNWETYGDYLDELDRLPKGLNVGGMVGHCAVRLAAMGERAMDETPAAAEDIEVMATMVDQALASGALGFSTSRTLLHTVPDGRYVPGTKASADELMAFADVLRHRGGIFEVAPAYVDIGNGSEDPVQDEVGLYADISRAGDCDVSMALTQVDAAPDLHRNVLAAVDRENAAGARLRPQTTSRQIGILFGLDGRTPFDRWGSWQSLADLPLGERVARLRDPVSRATLLADAERSVSDNRIDWNRIYPLSDRPVRHVFTPEDSVAAIASQRQMSVAEAILDLLVEMDGRRVLTWPILNQDLDEVLDMLSHPHVTLGLADAGAHATLIMDASQPTFFLTHWMRDEGRFTLEDAVRRLTSEPADLFGVSDRGRLVAGGFADINVIDLEGLALGYPEMAHDFPGGAPRWIQGANGYRQTLVNGEVFLQSGQHTGVLAGRTVRL
- a CDS encoding error-prone DNA polymerase — encoded protein: MDWSNSGMPWRELEGCLSDRPFAPAPRWTPPPAPTGPRSPVGPSSSVDQTPKGETGPPYAELHCHSHFSFLDGASSPDELVAEAVRLGLSALALTDHDGFYGVVRFAEAARTHGLPTVFGSELSLDVPSTNGSATRSARTGTPDPAATHLVVLAANPIGYARLGTAIAESQLAGEKGRPRLSSDRLAELAGADPHWTVLTGCRKGAVPAALEADGPAAARRALDDLVDRFGRDQVVVELWDHGHPLDVERNDALADLATAAGVGLVATNNVHYHRPARRRLATTMAAIRARQPLEELDGWLPAAGTAHLRSGAEQAHRFARWPGVVAAADELGRRCAFDLGLVAPGLPPYPCPDGLDEMGLLRRLATAGATDRYGPRDAERVVGAWTQVDRELGIIGELGFPGYFLVVHDIVSFCHRSDIYCQGRGSAANSAVCYALGITNADAVGLGLLFERFLSPEREGPPDIDLDIESGRREEVIQYVYDRYGRQHAAQVANVITYRPRSAVRDVARALGYDPGQQDAFAKGLDRRARIQPTPGKETDSGETGLPDDVAILADELSDVPRHLGIHSGGMVVCDRPMAEVCPVEWGRMVDRSVLQWDKDDCAAVGLVKFDLLGLGMLSALHHTVDLVAAHQGIEVDLARLPQDGDVYDMICAADTIGVFQIESRAQMATLPRLRPRHFYDLVVEIALIRPGPIQGGSVHPYIRRRNGREPVTYLHPLCENALSKTLGIPLFQEQLMQLAIDVAGFTATEADRLRQAMGSKRSHDRMEALHHRFLAGAGGRGVVADVAEQVWQKLAAFADYGFPESHAVSFAHLVYASCWLKYHHPAAFCAGLLNAQPMGFYSPHSLVQDARRHGVQVRTPDLNRSGARALLEGASLEGSGSEEAGGPALRMGFGSVRAIGRDLAEAIAAGQPYDSIEDLQRRIDPGRPAMEALATAGAFACFDAGRREALWTAGALAATGPDRLAGVVTGTVPPPLPAMAEPEQARADLWATGVSPDGHPTRFMRDELSADGVITAVDLRAVADGARVRVAGVVTHRQRPHTAGGVTFVNLEDETGLINVIVSPGCWVRYRDVVTASALVVRGRVEAVEGVVNVVAERIETLGVRLPARSRDFR
- a CDS encoding pyridoxal-phosphate dependent enzyme gives rise to the protein MSSSSNAISSDNSSVGIGSFDAVEFDPATFDPARFGLATGIVDEVGYQRSVERFRTQGIALPTFAQMGDPSTIPDAIRASLAGVDRNAADARNLYRVHWYNDLYGGLVDVPEHVVLTPEMTGVPSPIIVAFGNRFPMIGAHKVLAAYACLVPRIVTGEYDPTLHRAIWPSTGNYARGGVAISRLMGCRGVAVLPENMSRERFEWLEEWIADPGDVIRTTGSESNVKEIYDACDELAKDPGNFILNQFTEFANHVGHHEVTGRALEHLYLHHAAQHPGLRLAGYVAASGSSGTLAAGERLKADHGARIAAVEAVECPTMLYNGYGEHNIQGIGDKHIPFIHNVTNTDVVVGVSDRACDELGVAFASPEGRAHLSAAGVDDAVLNTLGHFGLSSLCNVIASIKVSRELDLGPDDALVTVATDGGEMYGSERESMMAGRYAAGFSGAEAGTAIDTHLLGADTDHVEVLTETGRNRIFNLAYYTWVEQHGVDFADFEVRRNQDFWRHIQTFAPSWDTMIDEFNGRTGVLAD
- a CDS encoding PLP-dependent lyase/thiolase, with the translated sequence MSPVPVGRPPGWLGAPPSATWPELGALPTGRLTDDTNPFVAFRTLLWSHHRAIAAGWSDTRYVDTVRRFDDAVAAVDGHGFRTTPLVRQIALADAIGQTGGIWAKDETGNVSGSHKARHLFGLALHLLVDEVPTDTTLAISSCGNAALAAAIVARAAGRPLAVHVPTWADITVLDRLDDLGADVRVCQRRDGEAGDPCILRFRELVATGAVPFTCQGIEAPWTIDGGRTLGFELVTGLTAHDRSPTRLLVQVGGAALASSIVQALTDAVDLGGSDVLPGGRPPLVAVQTEGCAPLARAFNRVADADDPVAALAEHDGPHMWPWDDPGSAATGILDDVAYDWRPVVHDMLLGPVPGGPVVALETDVVEAHRLVRTHTSVPADPTGTAGLAGLLAARRDGCIEADEEVVILLTGVERALTGPRS
- a CDS encoding ABC transporter permease, which codes for MNEASLIGLFEATVSFGALLYLAALGEMIAEKAGILNLGVEGMMAMGAVTGFVVALQTGNPWVALVAAVAAGAMIGLLHGFFTVVLGAEQVVSGLSLTILGLGLAAFVGRGSVGEPAGAEMVSVDWGPLSDIPWAGPILFAQSPFVYLAVITGFVTWFVLWRTRLGLAIRAAGESASTADAAGHSVVGIRLAAVATGGGLAGASGAYLTLSLTPQWADGIVAGRGWIAVALVIFGAWRPGRVAVGALLFGLTLALKTRLQTFGVDFSPILLSMLPYLLTISVLVAISIRSRNRPSPAPAALGIAYRREER